CAGCCGCCGCAAGGGGCGCGGCCGTGATCGATGAAACCAATAGCGATGCTGCAGTGGTGCCGGACGTGATCACGTCTGCGCCGGCCGATGCGGCTGAGGCGCGGCCGCCAGAGCTGAGCTACGCCGCGTTGTTCCTGCGCTTCCTTCGCTTCGGGATGCTCGCCTTCGGCGGGCCGGTCGCACAGATCGCCATGATCCGGCGCGAGCTCGTCGACGACGAAAAGTGGATCGGCAGTGCTAACTTCAACAAGCGGCTTGCCGTGATGCAGGTGTTGCCGGGACCGGAAGCGCACGAGCTTTGCGTCCATCTCGGGATCCGCGCGAAAGGGCGTCTCGGAGGGGTGCTGGCGGGGCTCGGCTTCATGCTGCCCGGCTTCGTGCTGATGCTTCTGCTCGCATGGATCTACACGCGCCTTCCGATCAACGGGACATTGTTCGGCGCGATCTTCCTCGGCGTCCAGGCGGCCGTGCTGGCCGTCATCGTGCGCGCCGTGCACCGCATCGGCGAGCACATTCTCCTCGACGCCTGGCTCTGGATCGCGGCGCTCGCTGCAGCCGCGGCATCCTTCCTGGGTGTGAGTTTCTGGATCGTGTTGCCCACGGCGGGGGCGGCCTATGCCCTTGGATCGACCGGGCGCTATGCCCTGACGTCACTCGTCCTGCTCGTCGGCGCGGTCGCGGCCGCATGGACGATCTTCCCGGACGAGACCATCCCGGCGGCGCGAGCGGCGATGCGCGAGGCGGCCCCCACGACGATGTCTCTGTTCCTGGCGGGGCTGAAGGGCGGGCTGCTGACGTTCGGCGGCGCCTATACCGCGATTCCGTTCGTCCGCAACGACACCGTCGGGCGCGGCTGGATGACCGACGCCCAGTTCCTGGACGGGCTCGCACTCTCCGGTGTCCTGCCGGCGCCGCTGGTCATCTTTTCGACCTTCGTCGGCTGGATCTGCGGCGGCCCTGCGGGGGCGCTGGCGATCACCGCCGGCATGTTCCTGCCGGCATTCGCTTTCTCGCTCGTCTTCTACGAGCATCTCGAGGCGGTGGCCGAGCACAAGCGTCTGCAGCTGTTCCTTTCAGGCGTGGCGGCCGGCGTAGTAGGCGTGATCACGATCACCGTCCTGGACCTTGGCCAAAAGACCGCGGTGCGGACGCCCAATCTGTTGCTCAGTGCAATGATCTTCGCGGTCGCGCTGACGGTGATGTATCGCTGGAAGAGCAAGCTGGCGACACCGGTCGTCCTTGCCGCTGGAGCTCTGGCCGGTGGACTTGCTCTCGCATAGCAGCGGA
The nucleotide sequence above comes from Sphingosinicella sp. BN140058. Encoded proteins:
- the chrA gene encoding chromate efflux transporter; its protein translation is MIDETNSDAAVVPDVITSAPADAAEARPPELSYAALFLRFLRFGMLAFGGPVAQIAMIRRELVDDEKWIGSANFNKRLAVMQVLPGPEAHELCVHLGIRAKGRLGGVLAGLGFMLPGFVLMLLLAWIYTRLPINGTLFGAIFLGVQAAVLAVIVRAVHRIGEHILLDAWLWIAALAAAAASFLGVSFWIVLPTAGAAYALGSTGRYALTSLVLLVGAVAAAWTIFPDETIPAARAAMREAAPTTMSLFLAGLKGGLLTFGGAYTAIPFVRNDTVGRGWMTDAQFLDGLALSGVLPAPLVIFSTFVGWICGGPAGALAITAGMFLPAFAFSLVFYEHLEAVAEHKRLQLFLSGVAAGVVGVITITVLDLGQKTAVRTPNLLLSAMIFAVALTVMYRWKSKLATPVVLAAGALAGGLALA